A genomic region of Nitrospirota bacterium contains the following coding sequences:
- a CDS encoding secretin N-terminal domain-containing protein encodes MPAPAPSPAPSPAPAPAPSPPSPRTPQQPRQPAPAGSSFFFDDADIFEVAQTVFGEVLKVNYIIDPAVKGRVNFRTTTPIPRDKILPVMEIIFRLNGVAIVEESGLYRIIPIGGIAKEPAPVRFGKDPESVELRGTALVQVVPIEFMNSAEMARILTPLLTQGGAVLDVPKKNFLIIADTDANVRRLLQLVNMFDENAAQDITQPKIYVYPLQNSKADHISKILQQVLLGTSGAAAAPRRTETTPAATPAGQRQPVTPPSPTAQPAGAGEPLVAPGTKIIPDEVTNSLVIFASPGDYALIQAAIKQLDTIPRQVMIEAVVASVTLTDNLSFGMRWNLDTDINITNIGSLKNDVNIGGTLGFQGLARPDSGFSYFAVDSRGNVRLLIEALAGESKAKILSNPHVLVADNREARIQVGRQIPIATSTTTTPLGTGTGSTNTTTATIQYKDTGTILKVKPQINDSGLISLELSQEVSNFENASVLGTTQFVIIKNEVTTNLVAQNGQTIVIGGLIDESGRKTKSGVPFLSKIPIIGYLFGTTSDDVTRQELIVLLTPRVVRNQDEAEQMSSDYRELLRNVTRELQLERRFQQSRPPQK; translated from the coding sequence TGCCCCCGCGGGTTCCAGCTTCTTCTTCGACGATGCCGATATCTTCGAAGTGGCGCAGACAGTCTTCGGAGAAGTGCTCAAGGTAAACTACATCATCGACCCCGCGGTAAAAGGCAGGGTGAATTTCAGAACGACCACTCCCATTCCCCGGGACAAGATACTGCCGGTCATGGAGATCATCTTCAGACTGAACGGCGTCGCGATCGTCGAGGAGAGCGGCCTCTACCGGATCATCCCCATCGGCGGCATCGCGAAGGAGCCTGCGCCCGTGCGCTTCGGTAAGGACCCGGAGTCGGTCGAGCTGAGAGGCACGGCCCTGGTGCAGGTCGTTCCGATCGAGTTCATGAACTCCGCCGAGATGGCGAGGATTCTGACGCCTCTGCTGACGCAGGGAGGAGCGGTGCTCGATGTGCCGAAGAAAAATTTCCTGATCATCGCCGACACCGATGCCAACGTGAGGCGCCTGCTGCAGCTCGTCAACATGTTCGACGAGAATGCCGCACAGGACATAACGCAGCCCAAGATTTATGTCTACCCGCTCCAGAACAGCAAAGCAGACCACATCTCGAAGATCCTCCAGCAGGTCCTGCTCGGCACGTCAGGAGCGGCAGCAGCCCCGCGCCGCACCGAGACCACACCTGCTGCAACCCCGGCAGGCCAGCGCCAGCCCGTAACGCCTCCTTCTCCTACTGCCCAGCCGGCAGGAGCCGGCGAGCCGCTCGTTGCGCCGGGAACGAAGATCATCCCCGACGAGGTCACCAACTCTCTCGTCATCTTCGCCTCACCCGGCGATTACGCGCTGATACAAGCGGCGATAAAGCAGCTGGATACGATTCCAAGACAGGTCATGATAGAGGCCGTTGTAGCTTCCGTAACACTTACCGATAACCTGAGTTTTGGCATGCGGTGGAATCTTGATACAGATATAAATATAACTAACATCGGCTCCCTGAAGAATGATGTCAATATTGGCGGAACTTTGGGCTTCCAAGGGCTGGCCAGGCCTGATTCAGGGTTTAGTTACTTTGCTGTCGACTCAAGAGGTAACGTCAGATTGCTTATAGAGGCGCTTGCTGGAGAAAGTAAAGCTAAAATACTGTCCAACCCTCATGTCCTTGTAGCTGATAATCGTGAAGCAAGAATACAGGTTGGAAGACAAATACCGATTGCGACCTCGACAACGACCACACCTCTCGGGACTGGGACTGGGTCGACTAATACAACAACCGCAACGATCCAATATAAAGATACAGGCACAATTCTTAAGGTAAAGCCTCAAATCAACGATAGCGGACTGATATCTCTTGAGCTTTCGCAGGAAGTTTCAAACTTTGAAAACGCGTCTGTCCTGGGCACCACGCAGTTCGTTATTATAAAGAATGAAGTAACAACTAACCTAGTCGCGCAGAACGGACAAACGATTGTTATCGGAGGACTGATCGATGAGTCAGGTAGAAAAACAAAATCGGGAGTCCCCTTTCTCAGCAAAATCCCGATTATCGGATATCTCTTCGGAACAACTTCTGATGATGTAACACGGCAGGAGCTCATTGTTCTCCTGACACCTCGCGTTGTTAGAAACCAAGATGAGGCCGAACAGATGTCTTCGGACTATCGTGAGCTACTAAGAAACGTCACGAGAGAACTGCAACTGGAAAGACGATTCCAGCAGTCGCGGCCTCCGCAAAAATAG